A portion of the Gemmatimonadota bacterium genome contains these proteins:
- a CDS encoding DUF3800 domain-containing protein has translation MTRCAYIFLDEAGNFDFSVNGTRYFVLTSVSMRRPFGWCQLIDDYKYDCIEYGLENEYFHCTDDNKHVRGKVFDIIGNHLNSLCIDCLVVEKAKTSPMLREDRRFYPEMLGHLLEFVLPKEFAVDADEVIVITDIIPVNKRRRAIEKGIQQALTEKLAPGINYRILHHDSRSHYGLQVADYCCWAVHRKLQTGETTWFDQIRKAVRSQLDIFQNETRYYY, from the coding sequence GTGACCCGTTGCGCCTACATTTTTCTTGATGAAGCCGGAAATTTCGATTTCAGCGTTAATGGAACCCGCTATTTCGTTCTGACCAGCGTCAGCATGAGAAGACCCTTTGGGTGGTGTCAACTGATTGACGATTACAAGTACGACTGCATAGAATACGGTTTGGAGAACGAATACTTCCACTGCACCGATGACAATAAACATGTGCGGGGTAAGGTATTCGATATCATCGGCAACCATCTCAATAGCTTATGCATCGACTGCTTGGTGGTTGAGAAGGCCAAAACCAGCCCAATGCTACGGGAAGACAGGCGTTTCTACCCGGAAATGTTGGGCCATCTGCTGGAGTTTGTGTTACCCAAGGAGTTCGCGGTAGATGCCGATGAAGTCATCGTCATTACTGATATTATACCAGTAAACAAGCGGCGAAGGGCCATTGAGAAGGGCATTCAACAGGCGCTGACAGAGAAGTTAGCCCCTGGCATAAATTACCGCATTCTCCATCATGACTCCCGTTCCCACTATGGGTTGCAGGTGGCCGACTACTGTTGCTGGGCTGTGCATCGGAAATTGCAGACCGGAGAAACAACATGGTTCG